In one Methylobacterium sp. SyP6R genomic region, the following are encoded:
- a CDS encoding cytochrome P450 gives MADAALAEGFDLRRLPEGFIANPYPFYAALRAHAPVHAFGNGQILLTRYADLERVYKDAATFSSDKTVEFGAKFNSAEFRASETGACPLYRHHTTSLVFNDPPRHTRVRRIIAGALTPRAVAAMEAGIVALVDTLLDAAEARGRIDLIEDFAAAIPVEVIGNLLGVPRDERGPLRDWSLAILGALEPVLSPEVEAAGNRAVTAFLAYLGGLVEERRRNPGDPDKDILTRLIQGEVGGERLSPEELLQNCIFILNAGHETTTNLIGNGLHLLTEHPDARARLLAEPDLMRKAVEEILRFESSNQLGNRVATTDFAIEGRDFPAGTQITLGIGAANRDPAQFPDPDIFDVARDPNRHLAFASGIHQCVGMAVARLEGRIALSRFLARFPDYHLDGVPERSQRVRFRGFSRLPARLG, from the coding sequence ATGGCTGATGCAGCCCTCGCCGAAGGCTTCGACCTGCGGCGCCTGCCGGAGGGGTTCATCGCGAACCCCTACCCGTTCTACGCGGCGCTCCGCGCGCACGCCCCGGTCCATGCCTTCGGCAACGGGCAGATCCTGCTCACGCGCTATGCCGACCTGGAGCGGGTCTACAAGGACGCCGCGACCTTCAGCTCGGACAAGACCGTCGAGTTCGGAGCCAAGTTCAACAGCGCAGAGTTCCGGGCGTCGGAGACGGGAGCTTGTCCGCTCTACCGGCACCACACCACGAGCCTCGTCTTCAACGATCCGCCGCGCCACACCCGGGTCCGGCGCATCATCGCCGGCGCCCTGACGCCGCGGGCGGTCGCCGCGATGGAGGCCGGCATCGTCGCGCTGGTGGACACCCTCCTCGACGCGGCGGAGGCGCGGGGCCGGATCGACCTGATCGAGGATTTCGCCGCCGCGATCCCCGTCGAGGTGATCGGCAACCTGCTCGGCGTGCCGCGGGACGAGCGCGGACCGCTGCGGGACTGGTCGCTGGCGATCCTCGGCGCCCTCGAACCCGTCCTGTCGCCGGAGGTGGAGGCGGCCGGCAACCGGGCGGTGACCGCGTTCCTGGCCTATCTCGGCGGCCTCGTCGAAGAAAGGCGCCGGAATCCGGGCGATCCGGACAAGGACATCCTCACCCGGCTGATCCAGGGCGAGGTCGGCGGCGAACGGCTCTCGCCGGAGGAGTTGCTGCAGAACTGCATCTTCATCCTCAATGCCGGGCACGAGACCACCACCAACCTGATCGGCAACGGTCTGCACCTGCTGACCGAGCATCCGGACGCGCGGGCGCGGCTCCTCGCCGAGCCGGACCTGATGCGCAAGGCCGTGGAAGAGATCCTGCGCTTCGAGAGCTCGAACCAGCTCGGCAACCGCGTGGCGACGACGGATTTCGCGATCGAGGGCCGAGACTTCCCGGCCGGCACCCAGATCACGCTCGGCATCGGCGCCGCCAACCGCGACCCGGCGCAGTTTCCCGACCCCGACATCTTCGACGTCGCCCGCGACCCCAACCGCCACCTCGCCTTCGCGAGCGGCATCCACCAATGCGTCGGCATGGCGGTGGCCCGGCTGGAAGGCCGGATCGCGCTGTCGCGCTTTCTGGCGCGCTTCCCGGATTACCACCTCGACGGGGTGCCGGAGCGCTCGCAAAGGGTGCGGTTCCGGGGGTTTTCGAGGTTGCCGGCGCGGCTGGGGTGA
- a CDS encoding class II aldolase/adducin family protein: MAETEASLRAGIVATCRSMAEQGLNQGTAGNVSARFGDGLLITPSGLPYEEMTPDDIVPMTMDGRAEHALAPSSEWRFHRDILRARPDVSAIVHAHPTYCTAFAMCRKDIPAAHYMIAAAGGPTVRCGGYALFGTEALSQRALEALEDRTCCLLANHGMIATGPSLAKALWLAVELETLCRQYAVALQVGRPHILSEAEVAEAMERFKSYGPRPKAG, translated from the coding sequence ATGGCTGAGACCGAAGCGAGCTTGCGGGCCGGCATCGTCGCGACCTGCCGCAGCATGGCCGAGCAGGGCCTGAACCAGGGCACCGCCGGCAATGTCTCGGCGCGGTTCGGCGACGGCCTGCTCATCACCCCCTCGGGGCTGCCCTACGAGGAGATGACGCCCGACGACATCGTGCCGATGACCATGGACGGCCGGGCCGAGCATGCCCTCGCGCCCTCCTCCGAGTGGCGCTTCCACCGCGACATCCTGCGGGCCCGCCCCGACGTCTCGGCCATCGTCCACGCCCACCCGACCTACTGCACCGCCTTCGCGATGTGCCGCAAGGACATCCCGGCGGCCCATTACATGATCGCCGCCGCCGGCGGGCCGACCGTGCGCTGCGGCGGCTACGCCCTGTTCGGCACCGAGGCATTGTCGCAGCGGGCCCTGGAGGCGCTGGAGGATCGCACCTGCTGCCTGCTCGCCAACCACGGCATGATCGCCACCGGGCCGAGCCTGGCGAAGGCCCTGTGGCTGGCGGTCGAGCTCGAGACCCTGTGCCGGCAATACGCCGTGGCGCTCCAGGTCGGCCGGCCGCACATCCTGAGCGAGGCCGAGGTGGCGGAGGCGATGGAGCGGTTCAAGTCGTATGGGCCGCGGCCGAAGGCGGGGTGA
- a CDS encoding DSD1 family PLP-dependent enzyme, which produces MSTAQPSRDQDAITATVWEPGYDIPARVGDPVAAVATPALIVDLDAFERNLDRMRRRAAELGVSLRAHAKMHKSADVAQAQTTRGGAVGVCCQKVSEAEALMRAGITDVLVSNQVVGEARVARLVRLTERGTVAVCADHPDQVAAFARAVTARRAETGSDRVTLDVLVEMDCGSGRCGTGSIAESVALARAIDDSPGLRFAGLQSYYGRAQHIVDPAERRAALATSIALTEATRDAIRAEGLSCDRITGAGTGSFEIEGASGVYTEIQAGSYAFMDADYARVRETAPGAFEHALFVLATVISVPGTGRAVCDAGLKAVAADSGLPLVHGLSGIAATGLSDEHCTLSDPEAQLSLGAQILLIPGHCDPTCNLHDWYVGIRHGRVECLWPVTARGKVF; this is translated from the coding sequence ATGAGCACAGCACAGCCGAGCCGGGATCAAGACGCCATCACCGCGACGGTCTGGGAGCCGGGCTACGACATTCCGGCCCGGGTGGGCGATCCCGTCGCTGCGGTCGCGACGCCTGCCCTGATCGTCGATCTCGACGCGTTCGAGCGCAACCTCGACCGGATGCGCCGCCGCGCCGCGGAACTCGGGGTTTCGCTGCGGGCCCACGCCAAGATGCACAAATCCGCCGATGTGGCGCAGGCCCAGACCACGCGGGGCGGCGCCGTCGGTGTCTGCTGCCAGAAGGTCTCGGAGGCCGAGGCGCTGATGCGGGCGGGCATCACCGACGTGCTCGTCTCCAACCAAGTCGTCGGCGAGGCCCGGGTGGCGCGCCTGGTGCGGCTGACTGAGCGCGGCACCGTCGCCGTCTGCGCCGATCACCCCGACCAGGTCGCCGCCTTCGCCCGCGCCGTGACGGCCCGCCGGGCCGAGACGGGATCGGACCGCGTCACGCTCGACGTGCTGGTGGAGATGGATTGCGGCTCCGGGCGCTGCGGGACCGGATCGATCGCCGAGAGCGTGGCCCTGGCGAGGGCGATCGACGACAGCCCGGGCCTGCGTTTCGCCGGGCTCCAATCCTATTACGGGCGCGCCCAGCACATCGTCGATCCCGCCGAGCGCCGTGCCGCCCTGGCGACCTCGATCGCGCTGACGGAAGCGACGCGCGACGCGATCCGCGCCGAGGGTCTATCTTGCGACCGGATCACCGGCGCGGGCACCGGCAGCTTCGAGATCGAGGGCGCGTCGGGGGTCTACACCGAGATCCAGGCCGGCAGCTACGCCTTCATGGATGCCGATTACGCCCGGGTGCGGGAGACCGCGCCCGGAGCCTTCGAGCACGCGCTCTTCGTCCTGGCGACGGTGATCAGCGTGCCGGGGACGGGTCGCGCCGTCTGCGATGCCGGCCTCAAGGCCGTGGCGGCGGATTCGGGCCTGCCCCTCGTGCACGGCCTCTCCGGCATCGCGGCCACCGGCCTCTCCGACGAGCATTGCACCCTGTCCGATCCCGAGGCGCAGCTGAGCCTCGGCGCGCAGATCCTCCTGATTCCCGGGCATTGCGACCCGACCTGCAACCTCCACGACTGGTATGTCGGGATTCGCCACGGCCGCGTCGAATGCCTCTGGCCGGTCACGGCGCGCGGCAAGGTGTTTTGA
- a CDS encoding NTP/NDP exchange transporter, producing the protein MTVDAAQAAQAGLKVPGWLRRLTDVRPEEVPALGWAWLYIFALLSSYYVMRPIRDQMGLAGGLENLPWLFTATLVGMLVLNVPFGWLVRKLPRSRFIPITYRFFAANILVFAVVLYRSGPEEAVWIGRVFFVWLSIFNLFVVSIFWATIVDVFDTEQGKRLFGFIAAGATLGAITGSAVTAVLARDVPIPFLLLAAAALLEVAVISMRGLSRISDALSREPGEAAQAIGGSPFAGISRVLGSPYLLGICLFLLLFSITSTFLYFEQAGIAKRSFPDRGSQTAFFASVDLAVNVLTLGIQLFLTGRIVKRLGVGLTLAILPLVSALGFGLLAVAPTIASVVVFGVLRRAGNFAIARPVREVLFTVLPREDRYKAKAFIDTVVYRLGDQVGAWSYTLVAWLGLSATALSVLAVPLSLAWLVNGLWLGRRQDSMADRREPQETGNG; encoded by the coding sequence ATGACCGTGGACGCCGCGCAGGCGGCTCAGGCAGGCCTGAAGGTGCCGGGCTGGCTCCGGCGCCTCACCGACGTGCGGCCGGAGGAGGTGCCGGCTCTGGGCTGGGCCTGGCTCTACATCTTCGCCCTGCTCTCGTCCTACTACGTGATGCGGCCGATCCGCGACCAGATGGGGCTGGCCGGCGGGCTCGAGAACCTGCCCTGGCTGTTCACCGCCACGCTGGTGGGCATGCTGGTGCTCAACGTGCCGTTCGGCTGGCTGGTGCGCAAGCTGCCGCGCTCCCGCTTCATCCCGATCACCTACCGCTTCTTCGCCGCCAACATCCTGGTCTTCGCGGTGGTCCTGTATCGCAGCGGGCCCGAGGAGGCGGTGTGGATCGGCCGGGTGTTCTTCGTCTGGCTGTCGATCTTCAATCTGTTCGTGGTCTCGATCTTCTGGGCGACGATCGTCGACGTGTTCGATACCGAGCAGGGCAAAAGGCTGTTCGGCTTCATCGCGGCGGGCGCCACGCTCGGCGCCATCACCGGCTCGGCCGTCACCGCGGTGCTGGCACGCGACGTGCCCATCCCCTTCCTGCTGCTCGCGGCGGCCGCGCTCCTCGAAGTCGCGGTCATCAGCATGCGGGGTCTGTCGCGGATCTCCGACGCCCTGTCGCGCGAGCCGGGAGAGGCGGCGCAGGCCATCGGCGGCAGCCCGTTCGCCGGCATCAGCCGGGTGCTCGGCTCGCCCTACCTGCTCGGCATCTGCCTGTTCCTGCTGCTGTTCTCGATCACCTCGACCTTCCTCTACTTCGAGCAGGCCGGCATCGCGAAACGCAGCTTCCCGGATCGTGGATCGCAGACGGCGTTCTTCGCCAGCGTCGATCTCGCGGTGAACGTGCTGACGCTCGGCATCCAGCTCTTCCTCACCGGGCGGATCGTGAAGCGGCTCGGCGTCGGGCTCACCCTGGCGATCCTGCCGCTGGTCAGCGCGCTCGGCTTCGGGCTGCTCGCGGTGGCGCCCACCATCGCCAGCGTGGTGGTGTTCGGGGTCTTGCGCCGGGCCGGCAACTTCGCCATCGCCCGGCCGGTGCGCGAGGTGCTGTTCACCGTGCTGCCGCGGGAGGACCGCTACAAGGCCAAGGCCTTCATCGACACGGTGGTCTACCGCCTCGGCGACCAGGTCGGCGCCTGGTCCTATACCCTCGTGGCCTGGCTCGGCCTGAGCGCCACCGCGCTCTCGGTCCTGGCGGTGCCGCTGTCGCTCGCCTGGCTCGTCAACGGCCTCTGGCTCGGGCGCCGGCAAGACTCTATGGCTGACAGGAGGGAGCCGCAGGAGACGGGGAATGGCTGA
- a CDS encoding aldo/keto reductase translates to MTLHRRAVLAGSFACSLAGLVSGRAFAQGDGPIRRPIPSTGETVPAIGIGTSRRYDVAPDSDAMAPLRETVAKFVALGGTVIDTAPDYGRAEEVLGRILKETGLRDKVFLCSKVAAKGREAGQAQIEQSFRRLGTDRIDLIAVHNLIDPQAQLPLLRELKASRRIRYLGATTWAEAQYADLEALMKADTLDVIQVNYAVDARKAAERILPLARERGIAVMVNVPFGRERLFTLVRGRDLPPWAAEFDCQSWPQFFLKYVLSHEAVTCPVPGTAQVRYVEDNLGAARGRLPDAATRRKMEEFIDGL, encoded by the coding sequence ATGACGCTCCACCGCCGCGCCGTACTGGCCGGCTCCTTCGCCTGCTCCCTGGCCGGCCTGGTCTCTGGCCGCGCCTTCGCGCAAGGCGACGGCCCGATCCGCCGCCCGATCCCCTCCACCGGCGAGACGGTGCCGGCGATCGGCATCGGCACCTCGCGGCGCTACGACGTGGCGCCGGATTCGGATGCGATGGCGCCGTTGCGCGAGACCGTGGCGAAGTTCGTGGCCTTGGGCGGCACCGTGATCGACACCGCGCCGGATTACGGCCGGGCCGAGGAGGTGCTGGGCCGGATCCTCAAGGAGACGGGACTTCGCGACAAGGTCTTCCTGTGCAGCAAGGTGGCGGCCAAGGGCCGCGAGGCGGGTCAGGCGCAGATCGAGCAGTCGTTCCGGCGGCTGGGCACCGACCGGATCGACCTGATCGCGGTCCACAACCTGATCGACCCGCAGGCGCAGCTGCCGCTGCTGCGCGAACTCAAGGCATCGCGGCGCATCCGCTATCTCGGCGCCACGACCTGGGCCGAGGCGCAATACGCCGACCTCGAAGCCCTGATGAAGGCCGACACGCTCGACGTGATCCAGGTGAACTACGCGGTCGATGCCAGAAAAGCCGCCGAGCGCATCCTGCCCCTGGCGCGTGAGCGCGGCATCGCCGTGATGGTCAACGTGCCGTTCGGACGCGAGCGGCTGTTCACCCTGGTGCGCGGCCGCGACCTGCCGCCATGGGCCGCCGAGTTCGACTGCCAGAGCTGGCCGCAATTCTTTCTCAAATACGTCCTGTCGCACGAGGCGGTGACCTGCCCGGTCCCCGGCACCGCGCAGGTGCGCTACGTCGAGGACAATCTCGGCGCCGCGCGCGGGCGCCTGCCCGACGCCGCGACCCGCCGCAAGATGGAGGAGTTCATCGATGGCCTGTGA
- a CDS encoding ABC transporter substrate-binding protein, which yields MTRFATRLCGAVLTLAVLAGPAAAQISDDVVRIGVLTDLSGPYADSGGRGSVAAAEMAAKDFGGSVRGKPVEIVSADHQNKPDVASAIARRWYDVDKVDAVVDLPVTAIALAVQAVAKEKNRTVMITAAATSDLTAKTCSPVSSHWTDDTHALTAGTARAVFERGGKSWYFITVDHAFGHALQKEATTVVESLGGKVVGTSRHPINTADYSSFLLQAQSSGADVVAFASVGDDFTKAVKQADEFGLTGGRQTLTGFLVYVTDIKGLGLPVAHGLTFSSAFYWDQNDAARAFAKRFFERTGAMPTKNQALIYAAVTHYLKAVDKAGTDEAVAANAAMRALPVAFFDHPATLRADGRLLYDPVLYRAKEPAASKGPWDLYEVLRTIPQGEAFLPMNPACAPKERG from the coding sequence ATGACCCGTTTCGCCACCCGCCTGTGCGGGGCCGTCCTGACGCTCGCGGTTCTCGCGGGCCCGGCAGCGGCGCAGATCTCCGACGACGTGGTGCGGATCGGCGTGCTCACCGATCTCTCGGGCCCCTACGCCGATAGCGGCGGGCGCGGCTCGGTGGCAGCGGCCGAGATGGCGGCCAAGGATTTCGGCGGCAGCGTCCGGGGCAAGCCGGTCGAGATCGTCTCGGCCGACCACCAGAACAAGCCGGACGTGGCCTCTGCAATCGCCCGGCGCTGGTACGACGTCGACAAGGTCGATGCCGTCGTCGACCTGCCGGTGACGGCGATCGCGCTCGCCGTCCAGGCGGTGGCCAAGGAGAAGAACCGCACGGTGATGATCACCGCGGCGGCGACCTCCGACCTCACCGCCAAGACCTGCTCCCCCGTCAGCTCGCACTGGACCGACGATACCCACGCGCTGACCGCCGGCACGGCCCGCGCCGTGTTCGAGCGCGGCGGCAAGTCCTGGTACTTCATCACCGTCGACCACGCCTTCGGCCACGCGCTGCAGAAGGAGGCGACCACCGTCGTCGAGTCGCTCGGCGGCAAGGTGGTGGGCACCTCGCGCCACCCGATCAACACCGCCGACTATTCGTCCTTCCTGCTCCAGGCCCAGAGCTCGGGCGCGGACGTGGTGGCGTTTGCCAGCGTCGGCGACGACTTCACCAAGGCGGTCAAGCAGGCCGACGAGTTCGGGCTGACCGGGGGCCGCCAGACGCTGACGGGCTTTCTCGTCTACGTCACCGACATCAAGGGCCTCGGCCTGCCGGTGGCGCATGGCCTGACCTTCTCCTCGGCGTTCTACTGGGACCAGAACGACGCCGCCCGCGCCTTCGCCAAGCGCTTCTTCGAGCGCACCGGCGCGATGCCGACGAAGAACCAGGCGCTGATCTACGCAGCGGTCACCCATTACCTGAAGGCGGTCGACAAGGCCGGCACCGACGAGGCGGTGGCGGCGAACGCCGCCATGCGGGCCCTGCCGGTGGCGTTCTTCGACCATCCCGCCACCTTGCGGGCCGACGGGCGCCTGCTCTACGACCCCGTGCTCTACCGGGCGAAGGAGCCCGCCGCCTCCAAGGGCCCCTGGGATCTCTACGAGGTGCTGCGCACCATCCCGCAAGGCGAGGCGTTCCTGCCGATGAACCCGGCCTGCGCCCCGAAGGAGCGCGGGTAA
- a CDS encoding EAL domain-containing protein, translating to MLKPKPSLGLLADLLDGLDIGLCAFDADDRTLAWNQTFLYLFPEHDGFVHAGEHYRENLRRFYRARLTSDEFRYVEEYIASGIARHQAQTRPFEFEHRGTWLQVSAQTIPGLGRVRLWRQITREAGSSPRSPAAEAGNGAPDGIAAANADGRIVSANWQFGQLYGLSPAEAAGLTLEAVVARAWQDSGEAAPAQLLAHLRESQHFAGAPFEVPLPGERWIRVIERVREGGARTGFHFDISALKREQATLRAAGEEALRSASHFRGIIEHAPSGMLVVDAAGRLVEANRAFRSALGEGADPVGRPLADLVAPEDAGVLAEMLAASAQAAGDRGPAVREMRFPRPNGGPIWARVSAVGLHLPQNPVSTLLQVEDITARREAERRIAHMARHDALTDLPNRTLFRERLDALLRQGAGAILWLDLDRFKVVNDTLGHAAGDTLLCEVARRMRAVLRPDDTIARLGGDEFAVLLGDGDPLAASQAAGRLIAAMQAPVVVAGRPMHVGVSIGVVLAPCHGRDADTLMARADRALYGAKAAGRSTFRLYDPGMDAAVAEQHGLELDLRLGLERGEFELHYQPIVTAAERRLVCREALVRWRHPTRGLVAPGAFIPLAEATGLIDRLGTWILHQACRDAATWADGTRVAVNVSAAQVKHGPLIAAVQSALRESGLAADRLEIEITESLLIEGDAADLLLALRRLGVRIALDDFGTGYSSLSYLRRFPFDAIKIDRSFIADIADPDTAAIVRAVVGIAAQLGATITAEGIETEAQYAAVRREGCTEVQGYLFGRPVPLDGVPAEEHHVKA from the coding sequence ATGCTGAAGCCCAAGCCGAGCCTCGGCCTCCTCGCCGACCTGCTCGACGGCCTCGACATCGGCCTGTGCGCGTTCGACGCCGACGACCGGACGCTCGCCTGGAACCAGACCTTCCTCTACCTCTTCCCCGAGCATGACGGGTTCGTGCATGCCGGCGAGCATTACCGCGAGAACCTGCGGCGCTTCTATCGCGCCCGCCTGACCTCCGACGAGTTCCGCTACGTCGAGGAATACATCGCGAGCGGGATCGCCCGTCACCAGGCTCAGACCCGGCCGTTCGAGTTCGAGCATCGCGGCACCTGGCTGCAGGTCTCGGCCCAGACCATCCCGGGCCTCGGCCGGGTGCGGCTGTGGCGGCAGATCACCCGGGAGGCCGGCTCGTCCCCCCGGTCCCCCGCCGCGGAGGCCGGCAACGGGGCGCCGGACGGAATCGCGGCGGCGAATGCCGACGGGCGCATCGTCTCGGCCAACTGGCAGTTCGGCCAGCTCTACGGCCTGTCCCCCGCCGAGGCCGCGGGCCTGACCCTCGAGGCGGTGGTGGCGCGGGCCTGGCAGGATTCCGGCGAGGCCGCGCCGGCCCAGCTCCTGGCGCACTTGCGCGAATCCCAGCATTTCGCCGGGGCCCCGTTCGAGGTGCCGCTGCCGGGCGAGCGCTGGATCCGGGTGATCGAGCGGGTACGCGAAGGCGGGGCGCGCACCGGCTTCCACTTCGACATCAGCGCGCTCAAGCGCGAGCAGGCGACGCTCCGGGCCGCCGGGGAAGAGGCCCTGCGCAGCGCGAGCCATTTCCGCGGCATCATCGAGCACGCGCCGTCCGGGATGCTGGTGGTCGATGCCGCGGGCCGGCTGGTCGAGGCGAACCGCGCCTTCCGCTCCGCCCTCGGGGAGGGCGCCGACCCGGTCGGCCGGCCGCTCGCCGACCTCGTCGCGCCGGAGGATGCGGGCGTGCTGGCGGAGATGCTGGCGGCGTCGGCGCAAGCCGCCGGGGATCGCGGGCCGGCGGTGCGCGAGATGCGCTTTCCCCGCCCGAATGGCGGCCCGATCTGGGCTCGGGTCTCGGCGGTGGGCCTGCACCTGCCGCAAAACCCGGTCTCGACCCTGCTCCAGGTCGAGGACATCACCGCCCGGCGCGAGGCCGAGCGGCGCATCGCCCACATGGCGCGCCACGATGCGCTGACCGACCTGCCGAACCGCACCCTGTTCCGCGAGCGCCTCGATGCCCTGCTCCGGCAGGGCGCCGGCGCGATCCTGTGGCTCGACCTCGACCGGTTCAAGGTGGTCAACGACACCCTCGGCCACGCCGCCGGCGACACGCTCCTGTGCGAGGTCGCCCGGCGGATGCGGGCGGTTCTGCGCCCCGACGACACCATCGCGCGGCTCGGCGGCGACGAGTTCGCGGTGCTCCTCGGCGACGGCGACCCGCTGGCGGCGTCGCAGGCCGCGGGCCGCCTGATCGCGGCGATGCAGGCGCCGGTCGTCGTCGCCGGCCGGCCGATGCATGTCGGCGTCAGCATCGGCGTCGTGCTCGCCCCCTGCCACGGCCGCGACGCCGACACGCTGATGGCCCGGGCCGACCGGGCGCTCTACGGCGCCAAGGCCGCCGGCCGCAGTACCTTCCGGCTCTACGATCCGGGCATGGATGCGGCGGTCGCCGAGCAGCACGGCCTCGAGCTCGACCTGCGCCTCGGCCTGGAGCGCGGCGAATTCGAGCTGCATTACCAGCCGATCGTCACCGCGGCCGAGCGCCGGCTCGTCTGCCGCGAGGCCCTGGTGCGCTGGCGCCACCCGACCCGCGGCCTGGTGGCGCCGGGTGCCTTCATCCCGCTTGCCGAGGCGACCGGCCTGATCGACCGCCTCGGCACCTGGATCCTGCACCAGGCCTGCCGCGACGCGGCGACCTGGGCCGACGGCACCCGCGTCGCCGTCAACGTCTCTGCCGCGCAGGTGAAGCACGGGCCACTGATCGCCGCCGTCCAGTCCGCCTTGCGCGAATCCGGCCTGGCGGCGGACCGGCTCGAGATCGAGATCACCGAGAGCCTGCTGATCGAGGGCGACGCTGCCGACCTGCTCCTGGCCCTTCGCCGCCTCGGCGTGCGCATCGCGCTGGACGATTTCGGCACCGGCTATTCCAGCTTGAGCTACCTGCGCCGCTTCCCCTTCGACGCGATCAAGATCGACCGCTCGTTCATCGCCGACATCGCCGATCCGGATACCGCCGCGATCGTGCGCGCCGTGGTCGGCATCGCGGCCCAGCTCGGCGCCACCATCACCGCCGAGGGCATCGAGACCGAGGCCCAGTACGCGGCGGTGCGGCGGGAGGGATGCACGGAGGTCCAGGGCTACCTGTTCGGGCGGCCGGTGCCGCTGGACGGGGTGCCGGCGGAGGAGCATCACGTGAAGGCGTGA
- a CDS encoding MBL fold metallo-hydrolase: MTIRLDAPSRRGLMLGAAAAAVTAGLPGAASAKAPMLHSQSPYFYRFTLGDAEATMVSDGTLPLGDPHSNFLGLTPAEMDAQLNNNFLPLSNAVLEQNILILNTGSKLVLFDTGMGSLKLFGPTTGKLLTTMRQAGIDPKDIDAVVMSHAHVDHCGGCVGDDGTPHFPNAQYYISQADFDYWTDPAKVPASFSAFLDTARKNLLPIRDRLVFVKDGQEFLPGIQAIAAPGHSIGHTMFMITSGKDSLCYLGDLTHHPVLLMEKPLTEFAYDTDPKQSAQTRLRMLTMLAKNRIPVLAYHFAWPGIGHVAENGQGGFRYYPQAMKMEL, from the coding sequence ATGACGATTCGGTTGGATGCGCCGAGCCGGCGCGGCCTGATGCTCGGCGCGGCGGCCGCCGCGGTGACGGCCGGTCTGCCGGGTGCGGCGAGCGCCAAGGCGCCGATGCTGCACAGCCAGAGCCCCTACTTCTACCGCTTCACCCTCGGCGATGCCGAGGCCACCATGGTCTCCGACGGCACCCTGCCGCTCGGCGACCCCCATTCCAACTTCCTCGGCCTCACCCCGGCCGAGATGGACGCGCAGCTCAACAACAACTTCCTGCCGCTGTCGAACGCGGTGCTGGAGCAGAACATCCTGATCCTCAACACCGGCAGCAAGCTGGTGCTGTTCGATACCGGCATGGGCTCGCTCAAGCTGTTCGGGCCGACCACCGGCAAGCTGCTTACCACGATGCGCCAGGCCGGCATCGACCCGAAGGACATCGACGCCGTGGTGATGAGCCACGCCCATGTCGACCATTGCGGCGGCTGCGTCGGCGACGACGGCACGCCGCATTTCCCCAACGCCCAGTACTACATCTCGCAGGCCGATTTCGACTACTGGACCGATCCGGCCAAGGTGCCGGCCTCGTTCAGCGCCTTCCTCGACACGGCGCGCAAGAACCTGCTGCCGATCCGCGACCGCCTCGTCTTCGTCAAGGACGGCCAGGAATTCCTGCCCGGCATCCAGGCGATCGCGGCGCCCGGCCACAGCATCGGCCACACGATGTTCATGATCACCTCGGGCAAGGACAGCCTCTGCTACCTCGGCGACCTGACGCACCACCCGGTGCTGCTGATGGAGAAGCCGCTGACCGAGTTCGCCTACGACACCGACCCGAAGCAATCGGCCCAGACCCGGCTCAGGATGCTGACCATGCTCGCCAAGAACCGGATCCCGGTGCTCGCCTACCACTTCGCCTGGCCGGGCATCGGCCACGTCGCGGAGAACGGGCAGGGCGGGTTCCGGTACTATCCGCAGGCGATGAAGATGGAGCTGTAG
- a CDS encoding NADPH-dependent F420 reductase, with protein MACDRRTLLLAGVMALALAAAPAFAQESKSPIAVIGGGNIGGTIGGLWVKAGHPVMFASRHPEDLKPLVEKLGPLAKAGTVEQALAFGDAVLIAVPYKAYPDLGKTYGAALKGKVVLDAGNATQARDGELAAEAESAGIGATSAKYLPGARLVRAFNAANYRLFAQNAHRSGAPMAVPIAGDNKQALSVAATLVRDAGFEPVVVGGLDAARKFQMGSPGFQRDATGPEARKAFGVTE; from the coding sequence ATGGCCTGTGATCGCCGCACGCTGCTGCTCGCCGGGGTGATGGCCCTGGCGCTCGCCGCCGCTCCCGCCTTCGCGCAAGAATCCAAGAGTCCGATCGCGGTGATCGGCGGCGGCAATATCGGCGGGACGATCGGGGGCCTGTGGGTCAAGGCCGGCCACCCGGTGATGTTCGCCTCGCGCCACCCGGAGGACCTGAAGCCGCTGGTGGAAAAGCTCGGGCCGCTGGCGAAGGCCGGCACGGTCGAGCAGGCCCTCGCCTTCGGCGACGCGGTGCTGATCGCGGTGCCCTACAAGGCCTATCCGGACCTTGGAAAAACCTACGGCGCGGCCCTGAAGGGCAAGGTCGTGCTCGATGCCGGCAACGCCACCCAGGCCCGCGACGGCGAGCTGGCGGCGGAGGCCGAGAGCGCCGGCATCGGCGCCACCTCGGCCAAGTACCTCCCCGGCGCCCGGCTGGTGCGGGCCTTCAACGCCGCGAATTACCGGCTCTTCGCCCAGAACGCCCATCGCTCCGGCGCCCCGATGGCGGTGCCGATCGCAGGCGACAACAAGCAGGCGCTCAGCGTCGCCGCGACCCTGGTGCGCGATGCCGGCTTCGAGCCGGTGGTGGTCGGCGGCCTCGACGCGGCAAGGAAATTCCAGATGGGCAGCCCCGGCTTCCAGCGGGACGCGACCGGGCCCGAGGCGCGCAAGGCCTTCGGGGTCACCGAATGA